One segment of Erigeron canadensis isolate Cc75 chromosome 2, C_canadensis_v1, whole genome shotgun sequence DNA contains the following:
- the LOC122589123 gene encoding mitochondrial pyruvate carrier 1-like, with amino-acid sequence MSYFRTFLNSPVGPKTTHFWGPVANWGFVAAAMADIEKPPEMLSGNMTGVMCVYSALCMRFAWMVRPRNYLLLVCHASNETVQLYQLSRWARGQGYLQLKEDTTPST; translated from the exons atgtcgtaCTTCAGGACATTCCTTAATAGTCCTGTTGGACCCAAGACTACCCATTTCTGGGGCCCTGTAGCCAATTGGGGATTTGTTGCTGCG GCAATGGCTGACATTGAGAAACCTCCAGAAATGCTTTCTGGCAACATGACTGGAG TGATGTGTGTATATTCAGCTTTATGCATGAGATTTGCATGGATGGTGCGGCCTCGCAACTATCTACTTCTTGTATGCCATGCCTCAAATGAAACGGTTCAACTTTATCAACTTTCACGTTGGGCTAGAGGTCAAGG gtaCTTACAGCTGAAGGAAGATACGACGCCTTCGACTTGA